In one window of Helianthus annuus cultivar XRQ/B chromosome 17, HanXRQr2.0-SUNRISE, whole genome shotgun sequence DNA:
- the LOC110925928 gene encoding uncharacterized protein LOC110925928, whose amino-acid sequence MASRKGKGVASSSKGDEVQQKRRRLARIGDPDSEEDAPPRGPKPDWTAGSLLDQPAEWRADLFHEQMNKLKQRGEAFICEKEIREADFAPFGIIAKFNALGWGAVTKCYDGEKKKMYDTQIQEWVASLECPPFKAPNKMRLVGKCNGVKVEMSYDSLRRVAKFDDGPANEYIYPSLKDLYHEPAKHPQWQNMLDYLFLPGTTHGKLYRRNLRMEAKLLLTLCMYNVMPRRGDKMEVRFQEVPILYMMMRGSPKVPFRFLVLNNIWLSKNSREKKIIPHCRLITALLKKYGAIKGDEKGSYKRFRPFDLNNLGSDWTYTESERFHKLKTDGRRWRALKVDARPLRPGEEEEPESMDEEVSGDDDYREDTFTVDVQVGGVGQVGVQGAGVQSGYVGSAFDYAQQAYDPYWAHSGDMGQIIQQRRPPTFGNWSEQNQVLFDQQTFMGASVERAIKRSYDRNEQWNRAHRYAREEDTNNRYLDDRQRRMHDQWHAGQPVVGDPPIVDYTTLPPYDGSVSYPTPPLHHSQWVDPHAMSYQQANPSSDQGSSSSGGAFGFGEWTDMMTSIFGPPQPKYY is encoded by the coding sequence ATGGCTTCTAGGAAAGGAAAGGGAGTTGCAAGTTCTTCCAAAGGGGATGAGGTACAACAAAAAAGGAGGAGATTGGCTCGGATTGGTGACCCGGACTCGGAGGAGGATGCACCGCCAAGGGGGCCAAAGCCGGATTGGACAGCCGGCTCATTGTTAGACCAACCCGCGGAATGGAGAGCGGATTTATTTCACGAACAAATGAACAAGCTTAAACAAAGGGGAGAAGcttttatttgtgaaaaagaaatccGGGAGGCTGATTTTGCCCCATTCGGGATCATAGCAAAGTTTAACGCGTTGGGTTGGGGGGCGGTCACAAAGTGTTATGATGGCGAGAAGAAGAAAATGTATGACACGCAGATTCAAGAGTGGGTGGCATCACTTGAATGTCCCCCATTCAAAGCTCCAAATAAGATGCGGTTGGTTGGAAAGTGTAATGGTGTTAAGGTAGAGATGTCATATGACTCTTTGCGCCGGGTAGCAAAGTTTGATGATGGGCCGGCCAATGAGTACATCTACCCAAGTCTTAAGGATCTTTACCACGAGCCCGCTAAACATCCACAATGGCAAAACATGCTTGATTACCTCTTTCTTCCGGGCACAACACATGGGAAATTATATAGAAGAAATTTAAGAATGGAAGCGAAGTTGTTATTGACGTTGTGCATGTACAATGTCATGCCAAGGCGAGGTGACAAGATGGAGGTACGGTTTCAAGAAGTGCCAATCTTGTATATGATGATGCGTGGGTCACCTAAGGTTCCTTTCCGATTTTTGGTACTAAACAACATTTGGTTGAGCAAGAATAGTAGGGAAAAGAAGATTATACCTCATTGCCGGTTGATTACGGCATTGCTCAAGAAGTACGGGGCAATCAAAGGAGATGAAAAAGGGTCCTACAAGAGGTTTAGACCATTCGACCTTAATAATCTTGGGTCGGATTGGACCTACACAGAATCGGAAAGGTTTCATAAATTGAAGACGGATGGTAGAAGATGGAGAGCCTTAAAAGTGGATGCGAGACCGTTAAGACCGGGAGAGGAAGAGGAACCCGAATCAATGGATGAGGAAGTGAGTGGGGATGATGATTATCGTGAAGATACTTTCACGGTAGATGTTCAAGTAGGAGGTGTCGGTCAAGTGGGGGTTCAAGGAGCCGGCGTACAATCTGGTTATGTGGGTAGTGCATTTGACTATGCACAACAGGCTTATGACCCGTATTGGGCCCATTCGGGGGATATGGGTCAAATCATTCAACAAAGGCGACCACCCACATTCGGTAATTGGAGTGAACAAAACCAAGTGCTATTTGATCAACAAACATTTATGGGTGCTAGTGTGGAAAGGGCTATTAAAAGAAGCTACGATAGAAATGAGCAATGGAACCGTGCTCATAGATATGCCCGTGAAGAAGACACGAACAACCGTTACTTGGATGATCGTCAAAGACGCATGCATGACCAATGGCATGCGGGGCAGCCAGTTGTAGGAGATCCACCCATTGTGGACTACACCACATTGCCACCATATGATGGTAGTGTGTCATACCCCACCCCGCCATTGCACCATTCTCAATGGGTGGACCCGCATGCCATGAGTTATCAACAAGCAAATCCAAGCAGTGATCAAGGAAGCAGTAGTAGCGGTGGAGCGTTTGGTTTTGGTGAGTGGACGGATATGATGACGTCCATCTTTGGGCCTCCACAGCCGAAGTATTACTAG